In a single window of the Papaver somniferum cultivar HN1 chromosome 8, ASM357369v1, whole genome shotgun sequence genome:
- the LOC113302226 gene encoding 50S ribosomal protein L21, mitochondrial-like produces MASRRCLNPLTRHCPYLFSSNAPSLHSIVNNTAPLALPANDHRLPLETHTSNLPQFRRKFESLCFFKSESARHFSSERGSHGKRGEEQDEEEYDDEDESEEGELSEYSDEEETGNDISNRVPKRTYSLENKEQEAAAIGYKVIGPLDPTEKPFTPREPVFAVVQIGSHQFKVSNEDTIYTEKLKFCEVNDKLILNKVLMVGSKSQTIIGRPILPEAVVHAVVEEHALDAKVIIFKKKRRKNYRRTNGHRQELTRLRITNIEGIEIPEKEAVAA; encoded by the exons atggcaAGTAGACGATGCCTTAACCCCTTAACCCGCCACTGCCCATATCTCTTTTCCTCAAATGCACCATCTCTTCATAGCATCGTGAATAACACTGCTCCGCTCGCCCTTCCTGCAAACGATCATCGTCTCCCACTTGAAACTCACACCTCTAATCTACCCCAATTTCGTCGAAAATTTGAATCACTATGCTTCTTCAAATCCGAATCTGCTCGGCATTTCTCATCTGAAAGGGGAAGCCATGGCAAGCGAGGTGAagaacaagatgaagaagaatatgatgatgaggatgaaagTGAAGAAGGAGAACTGAGTGAATATAGCGATGAAGAAGAGACTGGTAATGATATATCAAATCGTGTTCCCAAGAGAACATATTCACTAGAGAATAAGGAGCAAGAAGCGGCTGCTATTGGGTACAAAGTAATTGGTCCCCTTGATCCTACGGAAAAACCTTTTACACCTCGAGAGCCTGTTTTTGCTGTTGTCCAG ATTGGTTCCCATCAGTTCAAGGTTAGCAATGAGGATACTATTTACACAGAGAAATTGAAGTTTTGCGAGGTCAATGATAAG CTAATTTTGAACAAAGTTCTTATGGTTGGATCAAAAAGCCAGACAATCATTGGTAGGCCAATTTTGCCAGAAGCAGTTGTCCATGCTGTTGTCGAGGAACAT GCTTTAGATGCCAAGGtaataatattcaagaaaaagAGAAGGAAGAATTATCGTCGAACCAATGGGCATCGACAG GAGCTGACTAGGTTGAGAATCACTAACATTGAAGGAATAGAGATTCCTGAAAAAGAAGCTGTTGCTGCCTAG